A single Oncorhynchus masou masou isolate Uvic2021 unplaced genomic scaffold, UVic_Omas_1.1 unplaced_scaffold_9073, whole genome shotgun sequence DNA region contains:
- the LOC135538099 gene encoding CD82 antigen-like, which translates to MAKLNSCFQRLFVFFNLLFAIVGGVIIGLGLLGQFVYNDSTSELENQTKGFLVMYLVGGVTMAMSLLGAYGAHREKRIPLIVFLVACFIGCFGLLRLAVPTAMYRSEVLLVNNVCPVMLMCYTGRQAYSQWY; encoded by the exons ATGGCTAAACTTAATAGCTGTTTCCAACGCCTTTTTGTCTTCTTCAACCTGCTGTTTGCG ATCGTTGGAGGTGTGATTATCGGCCTGGGACTTCTGGGTCAATTCGTCTACAATGACAGCACTTCAGAG TTGGAGAACCAGACCAAAGGGTTTCTGGTGATGTATCTGGTAGGAGGCGTCACCATGGCCATGTCTCTGCTCGGGGCGTACGgagcacacagagagaagagaattCCCCTGATCGTG ttTCTGGTGGCCTGTTTTATTGGCTGCTTCGGCCTCCTGCGTCTGGCGGTGCCTACAGCCATGTACCGTTCTGAGGTATTGTTGGTTAATAATGTCTGTCCTGTAATGCTGATGTGTTATACTGGTAGACAGGCCTACAGCCAGTGGTACTGA